One genomic region from Spirosoma sp. KCTC 42546 encodes:
- a CDS encoding DUF1593 domain-containing protein, translated as MKWLLNSFVLIWVLMSLPAVLVAQSSPKVRVLVLTDIEADVDDAQSLVRFLAYANEFDIEGLIATTSTHQRHRLAPETIHRLLDAYNKVQPNLLKHAKGYPTAAELKKKVRKGLAVYGMEGVGEGKDSEGSEWIIQTLEKPDNRPLWVPVWGGPNCLAQALWKIQKTKSAAQASQLYKKLRVYTISDQDDSGPWIRKNFPDVFFIVSPGGNYRNATWIGITGFMPGANNEVTSNDWLAQHIQQGHGPLGAEYPDVAYGMEGDTPAFLGLIPNGLNDPEHPNFGGWGGRYELYTPKPEPQQPSRPMRTQGGELVTGPVSGTETRPIWTNAEDTYSPMKSSRWGRPVVADTAKYTSTQVTLWRWREEFQNDFAARMDWMVKDYKGANHPPVPKLNHPDVLKVKSGDIFGLNADGSSDPDGDALSYYWFQYPEAGTYKGVIRFAPFQPNLANLHTVVAPEVDSPQTIHFILKVTDKGTPALTRYKRVIVQVSPK; from the coding sequence ATGAAATGGCTCCTGAATAGTTTCGTATTGATCTGGGTATTGATGAGTTTGCCTGCCGTTTTGGTGGCTCAGTCCAGTCCGAAAGTGCGTGTGCTGGTGCTCACGGACATAGAGGCTGATGTGGATGATGCGCAGTCACTTGTGCGTTTTCTGGCCTATGCCAACGAATTTGATATTGAGGGACTGATTGCCACCACCTCAACCCACCAACGACATCGGCTAGCGCCTGAAACCATTCATAGGCTGTTGGATGCCTACAACAAGGTTCAGCCGAACTTATTGAAGCATGCCAAAGGCTACCCAACGGCTGCGGAGCTAAAGAAGAAAGTCAGGAAGGGACTGGCGGTTTATGGAATGGAGGGCGTTGGTGAGGGGAAAGACTCGGAAGGATCGGAATGGATTATCCAGACACTGGAAAAGCCGGACAACCGGCCCTTGTGGGTACCCGTTTGGGGCGGTCCCAACTGCCTGGCTCAGGCACTGTGGAAAATCCAGAAAACGAAATCGGCAGCGCAGGCGTCTCAACTCTATAAAAAGTTACGCGTCTATACCATCTCCGATCAGGATGATTCCGGTCCCTGGATTCGCAAAAACTTTCCTGATGTCTTCTTTATTGTCAGTCCCGGCGGAAATTACCGAAATGCTACCTGGATCGGTATTACTGGTTTTATGCCAGGGGCCAATAATGAAGTAACCAGTAACGACTGGCTTGCCCAGCATATTCAGCAGGGACATGGGCCGTTGGGGGCCGAATACCCCGATGTTGCCTATGGGATGGAAGGTGATACGCCAGCCTTTTTGGGCCTGATTCCCAATGGACTAAATGATCCTGAGCATCCAAATTTCGGCGGCTGGGGTGGCCGTTACGAGTTATATACTCCCAAACCAGAACCGCAGCAACCGAGTCGACCCATGCGTACGCAGGGAGGAGAACTTGTAACCGGCCCGGTATCTGGTACCGAAACCCGCCCCATCTGGACTAATGCCGAGGATACCTATTCGCCAATGAAATCGTCCCGATGGGGGAGGCCTGTGGTGGCCGATACGGCTAAGTATACCAGCACGCAGGTAACACTGTGGCGTTGGCGGGAAGAGTTCCAGAACGATTTCGCGGCTCGCATGGACTGGATGGTTAAGGACTATAAGGGGGCTAACCACCCGCCGGTTCCTAAGCTGAATCACCCGGATGTTCTGAAGGTAAAATCGGGAGATATTTTCGGGCTGAATGCCGATGGTAGCTCCGATCCGGATGGCGACGCGCTGAGTTATTACTGGTTCCAGTATCCGGAGGCAGGGACTTATAAGGGTGTCATTCGGTTTGCCCCATTTCAGCCTAACCTGGCCAATCTCCACACGGTTGTGGCCCCCGAGGTGGATAGCCCCCAGACCATTCATTTTATTCTGAAAGTGACAGATAAAGGAACGCCAGCTCTGACGCGCTATAAACGAGTCATTGTCCAGGTATCTCCTAAATAA
- a CDS encoding L-fucose/L-arabinose isomerase family protein, which produces MSVKPSTPITLGVIIGNRDFFPDKLVGECRADLLEAFQKAGVKPIMLDESTTKLGGVETFQEAQKCAELFRKHADEIMGILVVLPNFGDEKGIAETLKWARLDVPVLVQAYPDDLNRLDVARRRDAWCGKISVCNNFYQFGIKYSLTTKHVVHPSDPSFHTDLLNFMATCRVVKGLRNVRIGAIGARPGGFNTVRYSEKILQRNGISVVTVDLSQILGNANKLTAADQSVKDRLDAIKAYTPTGRTPDDKLVQIAKLDVVLNDFMAEHSLDATAIQCWTSLQQNYGCNVCTSMSIMSENMLPSACEVDVTGTLSMYAMQLASGSPSALVDWNNNYADDESKCVLFHCGNWAKSFLPDIEISTAPILGTSVGEENTYGALAGRTPASPLTFGRISTDDPKGIIKAYVGEGALTDDALNTFGNRAVAQIDNLQGLMQYVCRNGFEHHVVMNASKTAGILKEAMENYMGWEVYSH; this is translated from the coding sequence ATGAGCGTAAAGCCAAGTACCCCCATTACCTTAGGCGTTATTATTGGTAACCGGGACTTCTTTCCCGATAAATTAGTTGGCGAGTGCCGAGCCGATCTGCTGGAAGCCTTTCAGAAAGCGGGTGTTAAACCCATTATGCTCGATGAATCGACAACCAAGCTCGGCGGTGTTGAAACGTTTCAGGAAGCCCAGAAATGCGCTGAACTGTTCCGGAAACATGCCGATGAGATTATGGGCATTCTGGTCGTTCTACCCAACTTCGGAGATGAAAAGGGGATTGCCGAAACGCTGAAATGGGCTCGTCTGGATGTACCGGTTCTTGTTCAGGCCTATCCCGATGATTTGAATCGACTGGATGTGGCTCGTCGGCGGGATGCGTGGTGTGGCAAAATCTCGGTTTGCAATAACTTCTATCAGTTCGGGATTAAGTACTCGCTGACCACCAAGCATGTGGTGCATCCGTCAGACCCGAGCTTCCATACCGATCTGCTCAACTTCATGGCCACCTGCCGTGTTGTGAAAGGCTTGCGGAACGTTCGGATTGGGGCAATCGGGGCTCGTCCGGGCGGGTTCAATACGGTTCGCTACAGTGAGAAAATCCTCCAGCGTAACGGGATTTCGGTCGTAACCGTCGATTTATCGCAGATTCTGGGTAATGCCAATAAACTGACCGCAGCCGATCAATCGGTAAAAGATCGGCTCGATGCCATCAAGGCGTATACGCCAACGGGCCGGACACCGGATGATAAGCTCGTTCAGATTGCCAAGTTAGATGTAGTGCTGAATGACTTTATGGCTGAGCATTCGCTGGACGCTACGGCCATTCAGTGCTGGACATCGCTTCAGCAAAATTACGGCTGTAACGTCTGCACGAGCATGAGCATCATGAGTGAGAACATGCTCCCCAGCGCCTGCGAAGTGGATGTAACGGGCACCCTGAGCATGTACGCCATGCAATTGGCATCAGGTTCGCCAAGTGCACTGGTCGACTGGAACAACAACTACGCCGACGACGAAAGCAAGTGCGTTCTGTTCCACTGCGGCAACTGGGCTAAATCGTTCTTACCCGATATTGAAATCAGCACAGCTCCGATTTTAGGAACTTCGGTGGGTGAAGAGAATACGTATGGCGCATTAGCCGGTCGTACGCCAGCGTCTCCACTTACCTTCGGGCGCATCAGCACCGACGATCCCAAAGGCATCATAAAAGCCTACGTGGGCGAAGGCGCGTTGACCGACGATGCCCTGAATACCTTCGGTAACCGGGCTGTTGCTCAGATCGATAATCTTCAGGGGCTGATGCAATATGTGTGTCGGAATGGCTTCGAGCACCATGTGGTGATGAATGCCTCGAAAACCGCGGGTATTCTGAAAGAAGCAATGGAGAACTACATGGGGTGGGAGGTTTATTCACATTAA
- a CDS encoding transketolase, whose product MTVNELAKKSVQYRRNILKYIVGANAGHTGGSLSCIDILNVLYNNVLNVSPETAKSPTRDRYIQSKGHTVEALYVVLADKGFFPESDLETLCKYKSHYIGHPTKKVAGVEQNTGSLGHGMPLSVGTAISAKLDGLAYRVFTLLGDGELPEGSNWEAALLASHYKLDNLCAIVDKNTLQISGPTADVCSTDPLDRKFEAFGWSVRQVDGHDFQALTDAFDALPFEPGKPSLIIANTVKGKGVSYMENQLKWHHGVPNNEQYEQALAELSE is encoded by the coding sequence ATGACGGTCAATGAATTAGCCAAAAAGTCGGTGCAGTATCGCCGGAATATTCTCAAATACATTGTTGGGGCAAACGCCGGGCATACGGGCGGTAGCCTGTCCTGTATCGACATTCTGAATGTGCTGTATAATAACGTTTTGAATGTCAGTCCCGAAACAGCCAAATCGCCCACCCGCGACCGGTATATTCAGAGCAAAGGCCACACAGTCGAAGCACTCTATGTGGTGCTGGCCGACAAAGGATTTTTCCCGGAATCGGATCTGGAAACCCTGTGCAAATACAAATCACACTACATTGGTCACCCGACCAAAAAAGTAGCTGGTGTTGAGCAGAATACAGGGTCGCTTGGGCATGGCATGCCGTTAAGCGTCGGTACGGCTATATCGGCAAAGCTGGATGGTCTGGCGTATCGGGTATTCACGCTCCTGGGCGATGGCGAACTGCCCGAAGGTTCCAATTGGGAAGCCGCTTTGTTAGCGTCTCACTATAAGCTCGATAACCTCTGCGCCATCGTCGATAAGAATACCCTACAGATTTCGGGACCAACGGCCGACGTGTGCAGCACCGATCCCCTCGACAGGAAATTCGAAGCCTTTGGCTGGTCGGTTCGGCAGGTGGATGGACACGATTTTCAGGCCTTGACCGACGCCTTTGATGCGTTGCCCTTCGAACCCGGAAAGCCTAGTCTGATCATTGCCAATACCGTAAAAGGTAAGGGCGTAAGCTACATGGAAAACCAACTGAAATGGCACCACGGCGTACCCAACAACGAACAGTACGAACAGGCACTGGCTGAATTGAGTGAATGA
- a CDS encoding HAMP domain-containing sensor histidine kinase, with the protein MSLRNRLTLLFTAIVSVLLALFCLLLYVVARQYVSNEFQTRLQSEALTAGHLLVGREPVGPTLFKLIDKNQLTVLPQEEIIIYDAKNKLVYESGTDYLTVTPGILKRVRQVRTLHWRDNERDVVGIFFTENQTPSVIFASAVDTFGGRTIQNLAYILAIGWFLMTALMVVAGRFYAGRTLQPINQINRRMDEITASNLSLRLPEGASGDELTQLAQRFNRMLTRLEEAFSLQRSFVSHASHELRTPLTAITGQLEVSLLAEDEPDELRATLHSVLDDVRGLNRMVNGLLSLAKANMDESSVPMGRVQLDTLLDQVQLDFQRLQPNYIIHVQIIPPDAPDHLWQLTGNEPLLRTAFFNLIDNGGKFSPAHTVSVTLSSNSKSVQLSVHNAGSTIPADQLTAIFIPFQRGRNASGQPGYGIGLPLAERIIRLHQGSIQVDSSATSGTTFTVTLPR; encoded by the coding sequence ATGAGCCTCCGTAACCGACTAACCCTTTTATTCACGGCTATTGTCTCGGTCTTACTGGCCCTGTTTTGTCTCCTCCTCTACGTGGTAGCCAGGCAGTATGTATCGAACGAATTTCAGACCCGGCTACAGTCAGAAGCACTAACGGCGGGTCATTTATTAGTCGGTCGCGAACCGGTTGGGCCTACGCTGTTCAAACTGATAGACAAAAACCAGTTGACGGTTTTACCCCAGGAAGAGATCATTATTTACGATGCAAAAAACAAGTTAGTTTACGAAAGCGGTACCGATTACCTAACCGTTACCCCCGGAATACTAAAGCGGGTTCGGCAAGTACGAACGCTCCACTGGCGCGATAACGAACGCGATGTAGTGGGTATTTTTTTTACTGAGAATCAAACTCCTTCGGTCATTTTTGCGTCGGCCGTCGATACGTTTGGGGGTCGTACGATCCAGAATCTAGCCTACATTCTGGCCATTGGCTGGTTTTTGATGACTGCCCTGATGGTAGTTGCCGGACGATTTTATGCGGGTCGAACACTGCAACCTATTAACCAGATCAATCGACGGATGGATGAGATTACCGCGTCGAATCTATCGCTACGATTACCCGAAGGAGCTAGCGGAGACGAACTAACCCAACTAGCCCAGCGATTCAACCGAATGCTGACCCGGCTGGAAGAAGCCTTTAGTCTACAGCGGTCGTTTGTATCGCATGCCTCGCACGAGTTACGCACCCCACTAACGGCCATTACGGGCCAGTTGGAAGTTTCGTTATTGGCAGAAGATGAGCCTGATGAACTTCGAGCTACCCTACACTCGGTACTGGACGATGTACGGGGGTTAAACCGAATGGTCAACGGATTGCTGTCGCTGGCTAAAGCGAACATGGACGAATCGTCGGTACCGATGGGGCGTGTGCAACTTGATACCCTTTTAGATCAGGTTCAGCTTGACTTCCAGCGTCTTCAGCCAAATTACATAATTCATGTACAGATTATCCCGCCCGATGCGCCTGATCACCTTTGGCAACTAACCGGCAATGAACCCTTACTACGAACGGCTTTTTTCAATCTGATTGACAACGGAGGCAAATTTTCGCCAGCTCATACAGTATCCGTAACCTTATCTTCGAACAGTAAATCTGTACAATTGAGCGTTCATAACGCCGGTTCAACCATTCCCGCCGACCAATTAACAGCCATCTTTATTCCCTTCCAGCGGGGTCGTAATGCCAGTGGGCAACCGGGTTATGGCATCGGCCTTCCGCTCGCCGAACGAATCATTCGGTTACACCAAGGCAGTATTCAGGTCGACTCATCGGCTACCTCAGGGACCACATTTACGGTCACCCTGCCTCGTTAA
- a CDS encoding alpha/beta hydrolase, which produces MKKALIFLVLLSSVAQAQQKEIRIYDGPAPGSEKWNWDEKKNNKNAINLMTIYNVVNPTITVFPADPSVANGTSVIICPGGGFHFLAIDNEGNDVAKWLAKKGVTAFVLKYRTAHINTDDPFADMMASLNGPRKAEWETENKATIPLVIADGKAAIAYVRKHAAEFNVAPDRIGIIGFSAGGTVTASSAFNYAAANRPDFVAPVYAYMPAALQSEVLPDAPPMFLVCASDDQLNLAPHSVDLYSKWLAAKRPVEMHMYMKGGHGFGMNKQNIPTDTWIERFGDWLNQQGLLKPKP; this is translated from the coding sequence ATGAAAAAAGCCCTCATCTTTTTAGTCCTTTTGTCGAGCGTCGCCCAGGCACAGCAAAAAGAAATTCGGATTTACGATGGCCCGGCACCCGGTTCTGAAAAATGGAATTGGGATGAGAAAAAGAACAACAAAAACGCCATTAACCTGATGACGATTTACAACGTCGTCAACCCAACAATCACGGTTTTTCCGGCAGACCCATCGGTTGCGAATGGAACTTCGGTGATTATTTGCCCTGGTGGCGGGTTTCATTTCTTAGCCATTGATAATGAGGGAAATGACGTGGCGAAATGGCTGGCTAAAAAAGGAGTTACGGCCTTTGTCCTGAAATACCGCACGGCTCATATTAACACCGACGATCCGTTTGCCGATATGATGGCGAGCCTGAACGGCCCACGTAAGGCTGAATGGGAGACCGAGAATAAAGCCACCATCCCATTGGTTATTGCCGATGGGAAAGCGGCCATTGCTTATGTTCGGAAACACGCTGCTGAGTTTAACGTAGCCCCGGATCGGATTGGTATTATCGGGTTTTCGGCGGGTGGTACGGTAACGGCTTCGTCGGCCTTTAACTACGCAGCCGCCAATCGACCTGACTTTGTCGCACCGGTTTATGCGTATATGCCCGCTGCGCTCCAGAGCGAGGTGCTGCCCGATGCACCGCCGATGTTTCTTGTCTGCGCATCCGACGATCAGCTAAATCTGGCTCCTCATAGTGTTGATCTGTACAGTAAATGGCTGGCTGCCAAGCGCCCGGTCGAAATGCATATGTATATGAAAGGTGGGCATGGCTTCGGCATGAATAAACAGAATATACCCACCGATACCTGGATTGAACGCTTCGGTGACTGGCTCAATCAACAGGGTTTATTAAAGCCAAAACCATAG
- a CDS encoding response regulator transcription factor, with the protein MTTGPSAHLLLVEDEPKVATFIKKGLQTQAYTVEVALTGEEGKQLFDTTAFDLVILDVNLPDMNGLELAEYIRGKNAKLPILMLTALDTTADKLLGFEAGADDYLAKPFDFLELLARLKALLRRSVPAEEVGRVMRVADLELDLHERVARRRGQTIELTAREFALLEYLMRNAGRVVSRVDIAEQVWDIGFDTGTNVIDVYVSYLRAKIDKDSPTKLIHTLIGMGYVLKEK; encoded by the coding sequence ATGACGACTGGCCCAAGCGCACATTTGCTACTGGTTGAAGATGAACCCAAGGTAGCCACGTTCATTAAAAAAGGGCTCCAAACCCAGGCCTACACTGTAGAGGTGGCCTTAACGGGAGAAGAAGGCAAACAACTCTTCGACACTACGGCGTTCGATCTGGTCATTCTGGACGTTAATCTGCCTGACATGAACGGCCTTGAACTGGCCGAATATATTCGCGGCAAGAACGCCAAGCTGCCTATTCTCATGTTGACCGCCCTGGATACAACGGCCGATAAACTGCTGGGTTTCGAAGCCGGAGCCGATGATTACTTGGCCAAACCGTTTGATTTTCTGGAATTACTGGCCCGACTGAAAGCCCTGCTCCGTCGGTCGGTTCCTGCCGAAGAAGTGGGTCGGGTTATGCGTGTTGCCGATCTGGAACTTGATCTTCACGAACGGGTAGCCCGCCGAAGAGGGCAAACCATCGAACTGACCGCCCGCGAATTTGCCCTGCTGGAATACCTGATGCGGAATGCCGGACGGGTTGTGTCTCGGGTGGATATAGCCGAGCAGGTTTGGGATATTGGTTTCGACACAGGGACGAACGTAATTGACGTTTACGTTAGTTATCTGCGCGCTAAAATCGATAAAGATTCGCCCACCAAACTGATTCACACGCTGATTGGGATGGGGTATGTGCTAAAAGAAAAATGA
- a CDS encoding glycoside hydrolase family 127 protein, which yields MPLSHIRIRYPLLAFALTALTTAWGQTNALVNTSQSKFAKLESTDLNAVKWTTGFWADRFAVCRDSMVPHLWNTYTDANISHAFRNFEIAAGLETGNFKGPSFHDGDFYKTLESVASMYALTKDKKLDALMDKAIAVIGKAQAPDGYVYTKAIIQQKKTGETKMFDDKLSFEAYNFGHLMTAACVHYRATGKTSLLNIAKKATDFLIGFYTNASPEQARNAICPSHYMGITEMYRTTRDPKYLALAQKLIDIRGLSEGTDDNSDRVPFRKMKKVIGHAVRANYLFAGAADVFAETGDSTLLSTLDLLWDDVVNHKMYVTGGCGALYDGVSPEGTAYKPDTVQKIHQAYGKAYQLPNHSAHNETCANIGNLLWNYRMLQITGDAKYADVMELALYNSILSGISLDGNKFFYTNPLSASDDYPYQMRWMGGRQNYIRLSNCCPPNTVRTISEVSNYAYSISDKGLWLNLFGSNQLNTTLKDGSAIRLIQTTNYPWDGAISLQLEQAPAKPFSVFVRIPGWCQGATITINGKPVTSRLQAGTYAELNRTWAAGDKVAINLPMPVKLIEANPLVEENRNQVAVKRGPIVYCVESVDNQTTKLNNIALSAKVNLKPTLVKIDNSDVMALEGDAKLINEGNWTNQLYREVSDKAPQPTPIRLIPYYAWANRGHSEMEVWIPLIR from the coding sequence ATGCCTCTTAGCCATATCCGAATTCGATACCCATTGCTGGCTTTTGCTCTTACCGCGCTTACAACAGCCTGGGGGCAAACAAACGCGCTGGTCAATACGTCGCAGAGCAAGTTTGCGAAGCTGGAAAGTACGGATCTGAACGCGGTGAAATGGACAACCGGATTCTGGGCAGATCGCTTTGCCGTTTGCCGGGATTCGATGGTGCCGCACTTGTGGAATACGTATACCGATGCCAACATCAGCCATGCGTTTCGGAATTTCGAGATAGCGGCTGGTCTGGAAACGGGCAATTTCAAAGGGCCTTCTTTTCACGATGGCGATTTCTACAAAACGCTGGAATCGGTGGCGAGTATGTACGCGCTTACCAAAGATAAAAAGCTGGACGCCCTGATGGACAAAGCCATTGCGGTCATCGGCAAAGCGCAGGCACCCGATGGCTACGTCTATACCAAAGCCATTATCCAGCAGAAGAAAACGGGCGAAACCAAGATGTTCGATGATAAGCTCAGTTTTGAGGCTTATAATTTCGGACACCTGATGACGGCCGCTTGCGTGCATTACCGGGCAACGGGCAAAACCTCCCTCCTGAACATCGCGAAAAAAGCCACCGATTTTCTGATCGGCTTTTATACCAATGCCAGTCCCGAGCAGGCCCGTAATGCCATCTGTCCGTCGCATTACATGGGCATCACCGAAATGTACCGCACCACCCGCGATCCGAAATACCTGGCCTTAGCGCAAAAGCTAATCGACATTCGGGGACTTTCAGAAGGAACCGATGACAACTCCGACCGGGTGCCGTTTCGGAAGATGAAAAAGGTAATCGGCCATGCTGTGCGGGCGAATTACCTGTTTGCCGGAGCCGCTGATGTGTTTGCCGAAACCGGCGATAGTACGCTACTTTCCACGCTGGACTTACTGTGGGACGATGTCGTCAATCATAAAATGTACGTTACCGGCGGTTGTGGTGCGCTCTACGATGGTGTCTCGCCCGAAGGAACCGCCTATAAACCCGATACGGTGCAGAAAATCCATCAGGCGTACGGCAAAGCGTATCAGTTACCGAATCATTCGGCCCACAACGAGACTTGTGCCAACATCGGCAACCTGCTCTGGAATTACCGGATGCTGCAAATCACGGGCGACGCCAAGTATGCCGACGTGATGGAATTGGCCCTGTACAATAGTATTCTGTCGGGGATCAGTCTGGATGGCAACAAGTTTTTCTACACCAATCCATTGAGTGCGTCGGATGATTATCCGTACCAGATGCGCTGGATGGGTGGCCGTCAGAATTACATTCGCTTATCAAACTGCTGCCCACCCAATACCGTCCGCACGATTTCGGAAGTGAGCAACTACGCCTACAGCATTTCAGATAAAGGACTGTGGCTGAATCTATTCGGTAGCAATCAGTTGAACACCACACTCAAAGATGGGTCGGCTATTCGACTGATCCAAACGACAAACTACCCCTGGGATGGCGCGATTAGTCTTCAACTGGAGCAAGCTCCCGCCAAGCCCTTTTCGGTCTTTGTCCGGATTCCCGGCTGGTGTCAGGGGGCAACGATCACCATAAACGGAAAGCCAGTAACGAGCCGTCTTCAGGCAGGCACCTACGCCGAACTCAACCGAACCTGGGCTGCTGGTGATAAAGTAGCGATCAATCTGCCGATGCCGGTTAAACTCATCGAAGCGAATCCATTGGTGGAAGAAAACCGTAATCAGGTAGCCGTCAAACGCGGTCCAATTGTGTATTGTGTAGAATCGGTAGACAATCAAACGACGAAACTGAACAACATCGCCTTATCAGCCAAAGTCAATCTTAAACCAACCCTCGTCAAGATCGATAACAGCGATGTGATGGCCTTGGAAGGCGACGCCAAGCTGATTAACGAAGGCAACTGGACGAATCAATTGTACCGTGAGGTATCCGACAAAGCACCCCAACCAACGCCCATTCGATTGATTCCGTACTACGCCTGGGCCAACCGCGGTCATTCCGAAATGGAAGTCTGGATTCCGCTGATTCGGTGA
- a CDS encoding alpha-rhamnosidase has translation MKKAFSFVCLLFVFVSPGFAQKQATWIWYPGDFEIWLGNNMQNRRTERGTFLPPFWKLDSHYNLIDFHKDFDLAQAEEVDLFVEGKYNVKIDGKAFSGYPKRITVPAGKHKVSLKVFCQDRVPSIYVRGQNVVSDNSWLVTFEDKEWIDETGKASDQSGTTWLKAGSWNFTDPQLPPSKFKLNTKELEAVKVDKKAGSLLLDFGKETFGFIRLKGLSGKGNVMIYYGESQEEALATATCETTDNLQIDQTQKRDSTMELTKAFRYVNIQFDGSVSMDGVSMLYEFLPVADRGSFRCSDEQINKIYDVAAYTLHLNTREFFIDGIKRDRWIWSGDAAQSYLMNYYLLFDSPSVTRTLLALRGKDPVTSHINTIMDYTFYWFIGIYDYYQYTGDKTFIQQFYPRMQSLMDYCLSRRNKNGLLEGLAGDWVFIDWADGLSKKGEVSFEQLLFARSLETMALCANIVNDTPNATKYNQLATDVKGKLFNAYWNESKHALVHSRIDGMPTDNVTRYANMFAIFFNYLDESQKQAVKQHVLLNPNIPKITTPYMRFYELEALCALGEQTYVTKEIKDYWGGMLNLGATSFWEEYNPSKKGAEHYAMYGRDFGKSLCHAWGASPIYLLGKYYLGVKPTSPAYATYLIEPQLGGLQWIDGKVPTPDGDVSVYCSAKEIKVTGAAGIGTLRFKSKTKPVCKQGDVRAVSAGLYELMVEKGKSYVVSYQL, from the coding sequence ATGAAAAAAGCCTTTTCGTTCGTCTGCCTACTCTTCGTGTTTGTTTCGCCTGGCTTTGCCCAGAAACAGGCGACCTGGATCTGGTATCCGGGCGATTTTGAGATCTGGTTAGGCAACAACATGCAGAACCGACGCACGGAACGGGGTACGTTCCTCCCTCCTTTCTGGAAGCTGGACAGCCACTATAACCTGATCGATTTTCACAAGGACTTCGACCTGGCGCAAGCCGAGGAAGTTGACCTGTTTGTGGAAGGTAAGTACAATGTCAAGATCGATGGAAAGGCGTTTTCGGGTTATCCGAAGCGGATTACGGTACCGGCCGGAAAGCATAAAGTAAGCCTGAAAGTCTTCTGCCAGGATCGGGTTCCGTCTATTTATGTACGAGGCCAAAACGTGGTTTCAGACAATAGCTGGTTAGTGACATTTGAGGACAAAGAATGGATTGACGAAACCGGCAAAGCCTCCGATCAGTCGGGAACAACCTGGCTCAAAGCGGGTTCCTGGAATTTTACTGATCCGCAACTGCCTCCGTCCAAATTCAAACTGAATACCAAAGAGTTAGAAGCCGTAAAGGTGGACAAAAAAGCGGGCTCCCTCCTACTTGATTTCGGCAAAGAGACCTTTGGGTTTATCAGGCTGAAAGGCTTGTCGGGTAAGGGCAACGTCATGATTTACTACGGCGAATCGCAGGAAGAAGCGCTGGCCACGGCAACCTGCGAAACGACTGATAATCTGCAAATTGACCAGACGCAGAAGCGCGATTCGACCATGGAACTGACCAAAGCGTTTCGGTATGTGAATATCCAGTTCGATGGGAGTGTCTCGATGGATGGCGTTTCCATGCTGTACGAGTTTCTGCCCGTTGCCGATCGGGGCAGTTTCCGGTGTTCCGACGAGCAGATCAACAAAATATATGACGTTGCGGCTTATACGCTTCACCTGAATACCCGCGAGTTTTTCATCGACGGGATCAAACGCGACCGCTGGATATGGTCGGGCGATGCCGCGCAGAGTTACCTGATGAATTACTACCTGCTATTCGACTCGCCTTCGGTAACGCGGACGTTGTTGGCACTACGTGGCAAAGACCCCGTTACGAGCCATATCAATACCATTATGGACTATACTTTTTACTGGTTTATAGGCATTTACGACTACTACCAATACACGGGAGACAAAACCTTTATCCAGCAGTTTTACCCACGCATGCAAAGTCTGATGGACTACTGCCTGTCGCGTCGGAATAAAAATGGCCTGCTGGAAGGGCTCGCGGGCGACTGGGTATTTATCGACTGGGCGGATGGGCTGAGCAAGAAAGGCGAGGTCAGTTTTGAGCAGTTGCTGTTTGCCCGAAGTCTGGAAACAATGGCCCTCTGCGCCAACATTGTGAACGATACCCCCAACGCGACAAAGTACAATCAGTTAGCTACCGACGTAAAGGGGAAGCTCTTCAATGCTTATTGGAACGAGAGCAAACACGCGCTCGTACACAGCCGGATTGACGGCATGCCTACCGACAACGTAACGCGCTACGCCAACATGTTTGCTATCTTCTTCAATTACCTGGATGAATCTCAAAAACAGGCCGTTAAGCAACATGTTCTACTGAATCCCAACATTCCAAAAATAACCACCCCCTACATGCGTTTCTACGAGCTCGAAGCTCTCTGCGCCCTCGGTGAGCAAACGTATGTGACCAAAGAAATCAAGGATTACTGGGGCGGCATGCTTAATCTGGGAGCGACTTCCTTCTGGGAAGAATACAATCCCTCGAAAAAGGGCGCTGAACACTATGCGATGTACGGCCGCGACTTCGGGAAAAGCCTTTGCCACGCCTGGGGCGCCAGCCCCATTTATCTATTGGGCAAATACTACCTGGGCGTAAAACCAACCTCCCCCGCCTACGCGACCTATTTAATTGAGCCCCAGCTCGGTGGTCTACAATGGATTGACGGTAAAGTGCCGACTCCAGACGGTGACGTCAGCGTGTATTGCAGTGCTAAAGAAATCAAAGTAACGGGTGCTGCCGGCATTGGGACGCTCCGGTTTAAAAGCAAAACCAAACCCGTTTGCAAACAGGGTGACGTGCGGGCGGTGAGTGCCGGGCTGTATGAGCTGATGGTGGAGAAAGGGAAAAGTTACGTGGTGAGTTATCAGCTGTAA